The segment GTGGTTTTTTCCGACCTAGAGCCAGGTTTCAATCTTGTaatttacccatactctttgataTAACTCTAAAACTAGCACTTTCGATTGAACTGGtgctacaaaatattttataaaatattttattttaaatatttaatatataatattaatatttaattataatattataattaattaattataattaattataattatattataattaattatatattataattaattataatattaataataatatttaattattttataaaaagacTTTTTACAAGTATTTAACTTTAGTCTTTCACTTAAACttcgattttttctttatttaaataatagcaGTATAGGTTTTATTGAATCTCACTATATGAAAAGAAGACACAAAATAATCATTCTAAACTTTCTGAAGCATTTTATTCTGCCAGTTCATATGTCCGAAAATAACTTCGTTTGACCAGTTTCAATCCCCAAACGATGGTATTTCACCAAAAGAAACAATCTTGACGTATCAACACAACATTTGTCAGAAATTCCTTTTGGCTCAATGCCATCAAActtcgatttttttatattttcccaaGTTGCAATAACTTGCAGCTTTTTAATCAACTGACTTTAAGATGGTAAATTTCAGTAAGTGAGATAAGAATCTAGcttgtacaaaataatatcataacacaattttgtaatttcacAGCCGAGACTTAATACTTAGCTGTGTACATTGCAGAATGTACACAGCTAAGTAATTTTCTAAGTAAACACTTAATAGTAAACACTAATGAAACACAAGTAAAACACACATAACACTAAGTAAATCTaagtaaacattaaattttgctTCCTCTTTTCTTTCTCGCTCTCCTTCACAAGTtgacataaaatattttatattttatgtatagTAAGTGGCGCAAGTGTGCAGTGGCAGTGTTTGCTCTTATTTTATCAAAACAgagcagaaaaaaaggaaaaagctgATCATTCTAACCTTTCTAAAGCTTGTCAAAACAGCCCATATTCTGTTTTGCCAATTCGTAACACCAGGAATAGTCTCGTCTGACCAGTTTCTATCCCCACGAGGAGGTACATTCGCCAAAATTAGCAGCCTTGACGTATCAATACcatatttgtcaaaaatttcttcCGGTTCAACACCATTAAACTTTGATTTACTCATCTTTTCCCAAGTCGCAATAACAGGCTCTCCAGTGTCCTTTTCCACGGCCTCCTCTCCGTCAAAAACTACCTCATCTGGAGTTAAATATTTGCCTGTCTCTTGTAATCTATATGTTTTTCCTTTAACCATACCTTGAGTTAATAACCTCGTAAATGGCTCTCTTGTTGGCACTAAGCCAATACTATGTAAAAAATGGCAAATAAACCGTGCGTAAAAGAGGTGCAGTGTTGCATGTTCTTTCCCGCCAATATAAAGGTCTACAGGCAGTGACAAGTCAGTAAGAGTTTTATCAGCTATTTCTCTACTATTTTTGGGGTCTAGGTAACGAATAAAATACCAAGAGGAATCAACAAACGTGTCCATAGTGTCTGTTTCCCGTACAGCTGGGCCGCCACAATTGTGGCACTGTGTATTTAGCCACTCAGTACAGTCTTTTAAAGCTGAGTGACCTTTTTTAGAAAACCCTGATAAATCGGGTAACACTACTGGCAGGTGTTCAGCTGGAACAGGTAATACACCACATTGATTACAATGAATAGCGGGAATGGGCGTTCCCCAATACCTTTGGCGAGAAATTAGCCAATCCCTAAGCCGAGAAGAAGTTAAGTAACCTCCCCGCCCTTCACTCAACAGTTTTTGCACAATAACTTTCTTTTTAGCCATTGCCTCTTCTTTAGAAAGCAATTCGTACGAGGTTGATATATTCATTTCCTGACAAAATTCATACACACTTAGTAGATGGCGACAGCTCTCGGGTTTCTTTATGTTTTGGTCAGAAGGTATACCAACAATCATATCACTACCAACAggatacaatattttttcagtcacaaaCACAGGTAACAACTCACCATTTACTGGATTTTCTGCTCTCAAATTTGTCAAATCACAGTCACTACTTAAAAATTCTGCTGACCTGATACCAACAAACTTAGCATCAGCCAAGAGCTCAGCTCTATCTGTCCAAATCTGAAGTTTATCTATAATTTTTCCGTCTAAAATTAAATCATAAGTAAAACTATGGCCATTACATTTTCCAATCCAGTTTTTCTGCATTTTTATAATATCTTTCCAGTCGTCTTTATTCACTTCAGATAGACCGTCAAATAATTGTGGAGCAAAAGCTGAAGTTCTGATAAACCACTGATTTAGTCGACGTTTTTCCACTTTGGCACCTGATCGCCACGAGCATCCATTTTCATCGACCTGCTCATCTGCCAGTACTGTTTGGTCAATGGGATCCCAGTTCACTGGTGCTTCCTTTCGGTACGCTAATCCACTCTCTAGTagcttaataaaaatgaattgagTCCACCTACAAAACAGAATATAGTAAGAAATTTCAGGCAGGTTTTATATTTCTgggttttttgctttttgaaatGTCTTTAAACTGAAGAATAAGTCCAATAGACCGGTTTTGTTGATGAAACAACAATCATTATCCTTTGGTCCTCTTCGAGACCAGACTATGtacgttcattaaaaaaaaaaaaaaaaaaaaaaaaaaaaaaaaaaaaaaaaaaaaaaaaaaaaaaaaaaaaaaaaactaacttcgAGCATTTTCTTAAGGTATATGTTgattctaaaataaataatattgctACAAACCTTCAGCTATAACCTATACCAAAAGGCGTAGATACCTATATTagtgaattatttattttcagaccTATCAATTGACCGGGCCAGAATTATGatattacttaaattttttattggaaaaggaTATAAATTTGCTTAAGAAATAGGAAACTTGTTCTCTTTTCAGCAACAGTCAACGAATAGTTCAAGTATTTTCCAGACTATAGACCAATAGACTATAGACCAGACAA is part of the Artemia franciscana chromosome 12, ASM3288406v1, whole genome shotgun sequence genome and harbors:
- the LOC136034022 gene encoding leucine--tRNA ligase, mitochondrial-like isoform X3; its protein translation is MQGKQVIHPMGWDAFGLPAENAAIEKGIPPKEWTTANIEYMRAQLKKMACTFDWDREIATCDPSYYKWTQFIFIKLLESGLAYRKEAPVNWDPIDQTVLADEQVDENGCSWRSGAKVEKRRLNQWFIRTSAFAPQLFDGLSEVNKDDWKDIIKMQKNWIGKCNGHSFTYDLILDGKIIDKLQIWTDRAELLADAKFVGIRSAEFLSSDCDLTNLRAENPVNGELLPVFVTEKILYPVGSDMIVGIPSDQNIKKPESCRHLLSVYEFCQEMNISTSYELLSKEEAMAKKKVIVQKLLSEGRGGYLTSSRLRDWLISRQRYWGTPIPAIHCNQCGVLPVPAEHLPVVLPDLSGFSKKGHSALKDCTEWLNTQCHNCGGPAVRETDTMDTFVDSSWYFIRYLDPKNSREIADKTLTDLSLPVDLYIGGKEHATLHLFYARFICHFLHSIGLVPTREPFTRLLTQGMVKGKTYRLQETGKYLTPDEVVFDGEEAVEKDTGEPVIATWEKMSKSKFNGVEPEEIFDKYGIDTSRLLILANVPPRGDRNWSDETIPGVTNWQNRIWAVLTSFRKAKFESDVQTISKEGNMSSEVITKFRDVAVKGVNYHMNSTYFLSSVISILQGFTNDLLKVPDSLKRSSPEYENALSSLIIMLYPFAPHFSAELWSGFTTAVKEQSKITNSKGIDLEKQVWEQPWPQEKPFDRCYVGIQIDGVKKGHFHIGCVDPSSLTPDFVFAKADKDKRVSKFWKNAKIVSYEISETFSGGITFAINTDKSENT
- the LOC136034022 gene encoding leucine--tRNA ligase, mitochondrial-like isoform X1, which gives rise to MLTFLTVLRKKSFYVKQLRYVYAQQGQWEDKLTAELKLQIEEAWKDKCHQTSGKINSKEKKMYVLSMFPYPSGKLHLGHVRVYTISDVMARFYRMQGKQVIHPMGWDAFGLPAENAAIEKGIPPKEWTTANIEYMRAQLKKMACTFDWDREIATCDPSYYKWTQFIFIKLLESGLAYRKEAPVNWDPIDQTVLADEQVDENGCSWRSGAKVEKRRLNQWFIRTSAFAPQLFDGLSEVNKDDWKDIIKMQKNWIGKCNGHSFTYDLILDGKIIDKLQIWTDRAELLADAKFVGIRSAEFLSSDCDLTNLRAENPVNGELLPVFVTEKILYPVGSDMIVGIPSDQNIKKPESCRHLLSVYEFCQEMNISTSYELLSKEEAMAKKKVIVQKLLSEGRGGYLTSSRLRDWLISRQRYWGTPIPAIHCNQCGVLPVPAEHLPVVLPDLSGFSKKGHSALKDCTEWLNTQCHNCGGPAVRETDTMDTFVDSSWYFIRYLDPKNSREIADKTLTDLSLPVDLYIGGKEHATLHLFYARFICHFLHSIGLVPTREPFTRLLTQGMVKGKTYRLQETGKYLTPDEVVFDGEEAVEKDTGEPVIATWEKMSKSKFNGVEPEEIFDKYGIDTSRLLILANVPPRGDRNWSDETIPGVTNWQNRIWAVLTSFRKAKFESDVQTISKEGNMSSEVITKFRDVAVKGVNYHMNSTYFLSSVISILQGFTNDLLKVPDSLKRSSPEYENALSSLIIMLYPFAPHFSAELWSGFTTAVKEQSKITNSKGIDLEKQVWEQPWPQEKPFDRCYVGIQIDGVKKGHFHIGCVDPSSLTPDFVFAKADKDKRVSKFWKNAKIVSYEISETFSGGITFAINTDKSENT
- the LOC136034022 gene encoding leucine--tRNA ligase, mitochondrial-like isoform X2; this encodes MLTFLTVLRKKSFYVKQLRYVYAQQGQWEDKLTAELKLQIEEAWKDKCHQTSGKINSKEKKMYVLSMFPYPSGKLHLGHVRVYTISDVMARFYRMQGKQVIHPMGWDAFGLPAENAAIEKGIPPKEWTTANIEYMRAQLKKMACTFDWDREIATCDPSYYKWTQFIFIKLLESGLAYRKEAPVNWDPIDQTVLADEQVDENGCSWRSGAKVEKRRLNQWFIRTSAFAPQLFDGLSEVNKDDWKDIIKMQKNWIGKCNGHSFTYDLILDGKIIDKLQIWTDRAELLADAKFVGIRSAEFLSSDCDLTNLRAENPVNGELLPVFVTEKILYPVGSDMIVGIPSDQNIKKPESCRHLLSVYEFCQEMNISTSYELLSKEEAMAKKKVIVQKLLSEGRGGYLTSSRLRDWLISRQRYWGTPIPAIHCNQCGVLPVPAEHLPVVLPDLSGFSKKGHSALKDCTEWLNTQCHNCGGPAVRETDTMDTFVDSSWYFIRYLDPKNSREIADKTLTDLSLPVDLYIGGKEHATLHLFYARFICHFLHSIGLVPTREPFTRLLTQGMVKGKTYRLQETGKYLTPDEVVFDGEEAVEKDTGEPVIATWEKMSKSKFNGVEPEEIFDKYGIDTSRLLILANVPPRGDRNWSDETIPGVTNWQNRIWAVLTSFRKAKFESDVQTISKEGNMSSEVITKFRDVAVKGVNYHMNSTYFLSSVISILQGFTNDLLIDGVKKGHFHIGCVDPSSLTPDFVFAKADKDKRVSKFWKNAKIVSYEISETFSGGITFAINTDKSENT
- the LOC136034022 gene encoding leucine--tRNA ligase, mitochondrial-like isoform X4; amino-acid sequence: MGWDAFGLPAENAAIEKGIPPKEWTTANIEYMRAQLKKMACTFDWDREIATCDPSYYKWTQFIFIKLLESGLAYRKEAPVNWDPIDQTVLADEQVDENGCSWRSGAKVEKRRLNQWFIRTSAFAPQLFDGLSEVNKDDWKDIIKMQKNWIGKCNGHSFTYDLILDGKIIDKLQIWTDRAELLADAKFVGIRSAEFLSSDCDLTNLRAENPVNGELLPVFVTEKILYPVGSDMIVGIPSDQNIKKPESCRHLLSVYEFCQEMNISTSYELLSKEEAMAKKKVIVQKLLSEGRGGYLTSSRLRDWLISRQRYWGTPIPAIHCNQCGVLPVPAEHLPVVLPDLSGFSKKGHSALKDCTEWLNTQCHNCGGPAVRETDTMDTFVDSSWYFIRYLDPKNSREIADKTLTDLSLPVDLYIGGKEHATLHLFYARFICHFLHSIGLVPTREPFTRLLTQGMVKGKTYRLQETGKYLTPDEVVFDGEEAVEKDTGEPVIATWEKMSKSKFNGVEPEEIFDKYGIDTSRLLILANVPPRGDRNWSDETIPGVTNWQNRIWAVLTSFRKAKFESDVQTISKEGNMSSEVITKFRDVAVKGVNYHMNSTYFLSSVISILQGFTNDLLKVPDSLKRSSPEYENALSSLIIMLYPFAPHFSAELWSGFTTAVKEQSKITNSKGIDLEKQVWEQPWPQEKPFDRCYVGIQIDGVKKGHFHIGCVDPSSLTPDFVFAKADKDKRVSKFWKNAKIVSYEISETFSGGITFAINTDKSENT